Below is a genomic region from Ketogulonicigenium vulgare WSH-001.
TTTTCACAAAGTGTAGAGACACCGGGGCGCACTCGGCAACGCGCTTATGATTGTGATGCCATACGCAAAGCCTATGACCCAGAGTGAGGTATACACTAAAGTTATACCACCTCTAGGACTTTGGCATTTGTGGCTTGCCACCAGCTTTGACACAGTCGTCCCACAGCACATTCGCAGCTTTGGGAGGAGCAGCATGAAAGCGCACAAAACCATCACCCGTACTCTATGCGTCGCAGCCATTTTGGCCGGCACCACCAGCATCGCATTCGCGGATGCCCGCGCGGATCTAGAGGCCGCGGCCGCAGCCGAAGGCCGGCTGATCATCTATTCCTCGAACCAAGACGCCGAGATGGAGGCCAAGCTCGCCGCGTTCGAGGCGAAATACCCCGCGATCGACGTCGATTACATCCGCCTGCCCTCGGTTCAGGTCTTTGCGCGTTTCGTGTCCGAGCATGATGCAGGGATCACGCAGGCCGATTTGCTGACCACGGCCTCGACCGTGCTGATGCAGGAACGGCCTGATCTGTTCATTCCGCTGGGGCCTGAAAACGTGCCAGCGCTGGGGGAAATGACACCGCTGATCACGCCTGAAAATCCGAATTACGCGGTTTATCAGACGGATATTCAACTGGTGACCTATAATAACACCACGGTCTCGCAAGATGACATCGCGCAGCATCTGGCCAGTTGGGAAGGCCTTGCCGATCCGCGCTGGAAGGATCAGATCGTCATCGTGGACCCGCGCGGCTCGACCAATCAGCTGTCCTTCCTGATCGGCCTGCGCAATGCTTATGGCGAGGATTGGTTTAGCGGGCTGATGGCGAATAACCCGCAGATCGTGAACACCGCCTCGTCGGGCGCACAGCAGGTTGCCGCAGGCGCGTTCGAGTTGATGGTGCCGTCGGTGCCCGTCCATTCCGCCGCGCTGCGCGGTCAGGGCGCGCCCATCGGCCTCACCCTGCCCGAGGGTCTGAACCACGCCCCGGCCCAAGGGACCGCCGTCCCCGTTGGTGCAAGCAACCCTAATGCCGCGCTGCTGTTCATCGACTGGCTGCTCAGCGAAGAAGGCCAGGCGCTGCAATGCCGTTTGGGCGGTATTCCCACTATGCCCGTCACTTCGGCGGATTGTGTGAATACGCTGCCTGCGGATCATATGGTCGGCATGGATATTATCCCGGCAGATCTGGCCGCCTCGACCTATCAACTGGTCAATCTGGCGCCGTAATCCCCTATCGTTAGCAAAGGCCTGGGCGCGCACCATCTGTGCGCGCCAACGGCGACTTGCAGGAGTTTTTATGACATCGCATTGCGCACCTACCCCGCCGCGTATCGAGGTGGTGGATCTGGTTAAAAGTTATCGCCGCGAAAATGGCACGGTGATTACGCCCGTTGACCATATCGACCTGATCGTCGCCCAAAACGAGCTGGTCGTGCTGCTGGGGCCGTCGGGCTGTGGCAAGACCACGCTGCTGCGCTGCGTCGCGGGGCTGGAACGGCCAGATAGCGGCGAGATTATCGTCGATGGCAAAGTCGTCTTTTCCTCGCGCAAGGGGATCTACGAGCCGCCAGACCGCCGCGCGCTGGCGATGGTTTTCCAATCCTATGCGCTGTGGCCGCATATGACCGTCGCCCAGAACGTCGCCTTTCCGCTGCAATCGCAAAAGGTTGCAACGCCCGAAATTAACGAGCGCGTGTCAAAGGCCCTGTCGATGGTCGGGGTCGGCGGGCTGGAACGCCAATTCCCAGGCCGCATCAGCGGCGGCCAGCAGCAGCGTGTTGCGCTGGCGCGGGCGCTGGTGACGAATTCCTCTGTGGTGTTGTTTGACGAGCCGCTGTCGAACGTCGATGCGCAGGTGCGCGCGCAGTTGCGGTTCGAACTGCAATCCATGCAGCGCCGCCTGCAATTCTCGGGCCTTTATGTCACCCACGATCAGGCCGAAGCGATGGAGCTGGGCCAGCGCGTTGCGGTACTGGATAACGGCAAGATTTCCGCCATCGGCGCCCCGTGGGATGTCTATGACCGCCCGACGAACGAATATGTCGCGCGCTTTATCGGTGTCGCGAATATGTGGCGCGGCACGGTGACCTGCACCGGCACGGATGTCTGTGTCGAAACCCCGCTTGGCCCCATTCGCGTCCATGGCGGCGGCGCAAGCCATGCCGTTGGCACCGCGCTGACCGTTGTCGCCCGCCCCGAAAAACTGACCCTGACGGCCGAGCGCCCCACCGGCGATACCAATGCGATCCCCGTGATGGTCGAGGCGGTGATGTTCTCGGGCGCGCATACCGAGGTTGTGTGCCGTGCGGGTGATGGCAGCGCCGTCACCGTCTGGACCGGCGCGCATGAGGCGACAAGCCAGCTTGCACGCATGGGCACGGCCTGGCTTTGTGCCCTGCCCGCTGATCTGCGTCTTGTCCCGACAGGTGCGGCATGAACGCACTGCAAAAACCAAAGATCAGCGCCTATTCCGTCGTCGCGTTCTTTTGCGCGGCGCTGGTGGTGGTGCTGATCGCTTATCCGCTGGTGCGGATGCTGTGGAACACTGTGCTGGGCGGCAACCTGCAACAGGGCCTGTCGGTGGTGATGCAGCCGTGGTTCGGCCAAGTGTTTCTGAACACGGCAATTGTCGTCGGTATCAGCACAGCTTTCGCTGTAGCCATCGGCGGCAGCCTTGCCTGGATCAACCAGCGCACCGATGCCGGAATGGGCGCGGTCGGTGGGCTGATGCCGATCATCCCGCTGCTGATCCCCAATGTCGCCATGTCGATCGGCTGGGTCTTCATCGCCGCCCCCCGCGTTGGCTTTTTGAACGGCTGGCTGGCCACCTTGCCGGATTGGATGAGCTTTCAGGTCAATATCTATTCCTGGGCCGGGATGATCTTTATCTATACGATCAACGGCGTGCCCTATGTCTATCTGATCGCCGCAGCCGCCTTCCGCAACATGGACCCCGCGCTAGAGGAAGCATCGCGTATTAACGGCGCGGGTATTTGGCGCACCTTTTGGAAGGTCTCGCTGCCTTCGGTCAAACCGGCGCTGGTCTCGTCGGCGCTGCTGCTGACCATCACCAGCATCGGCATTTATTCAATCCCCGCCGTCATCGGCACCACCGCCAAGATCGATGTACTGACCACCCGCATCGTCTATCTGCTGAACCGCGAATTCCCGCCCCGTATGCCCGAGGCGCAGATGATCGGCGTGATCATCCTGATCCTCGTCGGCGTTCTGTGGTGGGTTCAGGGCCGCTGGGCCGGCAAGGGCCAGTTCGCAACCGTTGGCGGCCGCGCCACCGGCGGCGGCAAGCTGGAAATGGGGCGCTGGAAATGGCCTGCGCGCACGCTGACACTGATCTATCTGGCCTGCACCTCGATCCTGCCGCTGGCGGCACTGGCCGTGGTCGCCCTGCAACCGTTCTGGAGCCCGCGCATCAACCCCGCGATCTTCAGCCTGAACAACTTTAACCAAGCGTTGTTCGTCAACGGCATGGCGGTCAGTTCGATCCGTAACAGCCTGTTTTATTCCAGCATCGGCGCGCTGATCGCCATGGGCATCGCCGTGGTCATCGCAATCTATACCGCCGAGCGAAAGAACCTGTTCGGCAAAGGGCTGGATACGGCGATCAAATCATCCGCCGCGATCCCGAACCTGATCCTTGGCGTCGGCTTCTTGATCGCCTTTGCAGGTGCGCCGTTTTACCTGTCGGGCACGGCGATGATCCTGATCCTTGCTTTTGTGGTCATGTATATCTCGCCCGGCTCGATTGCGGCGACATCCGCGATCACCCAGATCGGCCGCGACCTGCGCGAGGCCGCCCGCATCAACGGCGCCAGCGAAGGCCGCATGGTGCGCCGCGTGATCCTGCCGCTGGCCATGCCCGGTTTCATCGGCGGCTGGGCCATCGTCTTCGTCCATATGATGGGCGATCTGTCCGCCGCAGCGCTGCTGGCGGGCATCACCAACCCCGTCGTCGGCTTTGCCATCCTCTCGATTTGGGAGGCTGGCACCTTTGGCGTCCTTGCCGCCTTTTCGATGATGCTTTGCCTCATCAACATCTTTGTCATCGCAGCCATGTTCGGCCTTGGGCGTCTGATCGCCAAGCGCTGAACCCATTTTACAGGAGAGATATGATGGCCCATGTGCGCCGCAGCTTTACCCGCCCCTCGCCCGAGGCAATCGACGCGATCCGCCCCTATTCCCCCGCCACCGTGCATGAAGCCCAAGGCAAGCTGGGCGCGCTTGATAGCCGGATCAAACCGCTGCGCCACGGCTGGCAGATCTGCGGCTCCGCAATCACCGCGCAATGCCATATCGGCGATAATCTGATGATTTTCGAAGCGATCAATCTGGCCAAACCCGGCGATGTTCTGGTGCTGAGTGCGGGCAACAACCCTGAACAGGGCGGCTTTGGTGATGTGCTGGCGGCGGCCTGCCGTGGCAAGGGGATCGCGGGGCTGATCATCGACGCCGGTGTGCGCGACGGGCGCGGCCTGCGGGCCGGCGATTTCCCGGTCTTCTCGCTAGGGCTTTGCGTCAAAGGCACGTCGAAAGACACGCTGGGCACAGTGAATATGCCGGTGATGGTGGGCAACCAATTGATCACCCCCGGCGATATCATCGTCGCCGATGACGACGGTGTCGTGGTTGTACGCCAAGAGCCCTTTGCGCTGGCCAAAGCCTGCGAGGCGCGCGAGGCATCCGAGGCGAAACTGATCGAAATGCATCTGTCGGGCCGGATGGAGATCGAGGATCGCTATGACATGATGCGCGCCAAGGGTTGCGTCTGGGAGGACTGACCCTTTCGCTTACCGCCCAGCTTCGCTATCGTCCTCTGGCCGCCTTCCCCTCGCGGCCAGAGGAATTTGCCGTGCTCGACATTCGCAGGCTGCGCTATTTCAAGGTCATCGCCGAATGCGGCTCGATGGCGGCCGCCGCGCGACAGTTGAACATCGCCCAACCCGCTCTCAGCGGCCATATCGCCCAGATCGAGGAACATTACGCGCTGCAATTGTTCCAGCGCCATGCCCGCGGCGTGACGCTGACCCCTGCCGGCGAGGCGCTGCTGCGTCATGCGCGCCGGATTTTGGAAAACCTGTCAGAGGCCGAGGCGGAACTGCGTCATCTCTCGCCCGTGACGACCCGCGCGCCGGTTCGACTGGGTCTGTTGCCCTCGTGGGGGGCAAGTCTGGCGCCTGCGATTATTCAGGCCACGCAGTTGGCCCTTCCAGATATCGCGCTGCGCATTGTGGAAATGCGCCATGACGAATCCCTTGATGCGATCCGGCAGCAGAATATCGATCTGGCCGTCGTGCTCGAGGATACCGCCCCCGCGCAGACCCAGTTGCTGGGCAGCGAAGCGCTGCTTTATGTCTCGCATGTGGCGGTGGCGGACCGCATGAGTTTTCGCGATGTCGCCGCCCTGCCGCTGATCCTGC
It encodes:
- a CDS encoding ABC transporter substrate-binding protein, whose translation is MKAHKTITRTLCVAAILAGTTSIAFADARADLEAAAAAEGRLIIYSSNQDAEMEAKLAAFEAKYPAIDVDYIRLPSVQVFARFVSEHDAGITQADLLTTASTVLMQERPDLFIPLGPENVPALGEMTPLITPENPNYAVYQTDIQLVTYNNTTVSQDDIAQHLASWEGLADPRWKDQIVIVDPRGSTNQLSFLIGLRNAYGEDWFSGLMANNPQIVNTASSGAQQVAAGAFELMVPSVPVHSAALRGQGAPIGLTLPEGLNHAPAQGTAVPVGASNPNAALLFIDWLLSEEGQALQCRLGGIPTMPVTSADCVNTLPADHMVGMDIIPADLAASTYQLVNLAP
- a CDS encoding ABC transporter ATP-binding protein, encoding MTSHCAPTPPRIEVVDLVKSYRRENGTVITPVDHIDLIVAQNELVVLLGPSGCGKTTLLRCVAGLERPDSGEIIVDGKVVFSSRKGIYEPPDRRALAMVFQSYALWPHMTVAQNVAFPLQSQKVATPEINERVSKALSMVGVGGLERQFPGRISGGQQQRVALARALVTNSSVVLFDEPLSNVDAQVRAQLRFELQSMQRRLQFSGLYVTHDQAEAMELGQRVAVLDNGKISAIGAPWDVYDRPTNEYVARFIGVANMWRGTVTCTGTDVCVETPLGPIRVHGGGASHAVGTALTVVARPEKLTLTAERPTGDTNAIPVMVEAVMFSGAHTEVVCRAGDGSAVTVWTGAHEATSQLARMGTAWLCALPADLRLVPTGAA
- a CDS encoding ABC transporter permease; its protein translation is MNALQKPKISAYSVVAFFCAALVVVLIAYPLVRMLWNTVLGGNLQQGLSVVMQPWFGQVFLNTAIVVGISTAFAVAIGGSLAWINQRTDAGMGAVGGLMPIIPLLIPNVAMSIGWVFIAAPRVGFLNGWLATLPDWMSFQVNIYSWAGMIFIYTINGVPYVYLIAAAAFRNMDPALEEASRINGAGIWRTFWKVSLPSVKPALVSSALLLTITSIGIYSIPAVIGTTAKIDVLTTRIVYLLNREFPPRMPEAQMIGVIILILVGVLWWVQGRWAGKGQFATVGGRATGGGKLEMGRWKWPARTLTLIYLACTSILPLAALAVVALQPFWSPRINPAIFSLNNFNQALFVNGMAVSSIRNSLFYSSIGALIAMGIAVVIAIYTAERKNLFGKGLDTAIKSSAAIPNLILGVGFLIAFAGAPFYLSGTAMILILAFVVMYISPGSIAATSAITQIGRDLREAARINGASEGRMVRRVILPLAMPGFIGGWAIVFVHMMGDLSAAALLAGITNPVVGFAILSIWEAGTFGVLAAFSMMLCLINIFVIAAMFGLGRLIAKR
- a CDS encoding 4-carboxy-4-hydroxy-2-oxoadipate aldolase/oxaloacetate decarboxylase, with the translated sequence MMAHVRRSFTRPSPEAIDAIRPYSPATVHEAQGKLGALDSRIKPLRHGWQICGSAITAQCHIGDNLMIFEAINLAKPGDVLVLSAGNNPEQGGFGDVLAAACRGKGIAGLIIDAGVRDGRGLRAGDFPVFSLGLCVKGTSKDTLGTVNMPVMVGNQLITPGDIIVADDDGVVVVRQEPFALAKACEAREASEAKLIEMHLSGRMEIEDRYDMMRAKGCVWED
- a CDS encoding LysR family transcriptional regulator, with the translated sequence MLDIRRLRYFKVIAECGSMAAAARQLNIAQPALSGHIAQIEEHYALQLFQRHARGVTLTPAGEALLRHARRILENLSEAEAELRHLSPVTTRAPVRLGLLPSWGASLAPAIIQATQLALPDIALRIVEMRHDESLDAIRQQNIDLAVVLEDTAPAQTQLLGSEALLYVSHVAVADRMSFRDVAALPLILPSAANLLRHQLDKAAKAAHVVLGPVMEIDGQDTIKSAVKAGVAGSIMSWNSIRNECLDHSLSACLIDDPEITRNVYLRRGEHVPANLAEAFFVVLRQVAEDNSYSRLRHART